A stretch of DNA from bacterium:
GAACTGACAGTAGAGAAGTTGGGGCAAAAGATTAATTTACTTCTTAACAAAAGAAAGCAATCCTATCTTCAAGAAAAATTACAAAGGAAGAATCTTAAAAACAAAAAACTCATTTTTAAAGGGGTAAATTTTTTAACTCGAAAACTTAACTCTTTTTACCGGGATAGCGGTAAATCCTGAAATATATCAAGAGAAAAAATTTGGCTATTAGTTTTAAAAGTATTGCTAACGACCAGAATTTTTTTTGAGAGAAAGTTGTGGCGTTGATTAGGGAGAATTTAGCAAGTAGATAATCAATTAAGCCTACAGGTTTTTTGGGTGTGTATTTTTTATTCAATATCTTTTTTGTTGCTTCAGCTTTTTTGTTTTTAGCAAAAATCATCGTGGCAGCTGATTGGAGTACTTTTTCTGCTTTTACTTTTTTTATTTCTAAATATTGTGTGGCGGTTTGGTGGATGATTTGTTTGCCTTTTTTCGTTCTGACAATAATCAAACTCTTTTTTTCTCGAACTTCTGGAAGCCAGGCATCACCGACAGAGATATCAGCATTGGATGATAAGGCATCTTCGCATATTAAGCAAAGTTTAGGAGTGAAGAAATAGGCTCCCCATAATCCACCCCAAGTTTCCGTGGTGGGAATAGTTATCTTTTTCTTATTTTCAAGCCAGATAGTTAATTTTCCCGGCCATTGACCTGCTCGGTATTTTATCTGGGTAATTTGTTTTTTATCTATTTTATAACGAGAGAAAATAAAATCTAGAGCTGTAGGTTTAAGGGCATGGTGACAAAAAAGTCCTATTTTGATAACAATTTTGTTTTTTAAGGAAGGATTTATTTGTTCTATATTTGCCAAGGCTTTTAGGTGGCAAGGGGAACCAACAAAGGCAAATTTTCCTTCTCTCTTTTTTATTTCTGGTAAAAGTTTTAGAATTGGAGAGTAAATATATTTAGATTGAGTGGCTGCAAGAATTTGTTTTTTGGAAAAAGCTATTATTGGTTTTGGTAGCCAGGGTTTATTTTTATTGGTTGTAGTGACTATTGCTCCGGTTATTTTTTTTGTTTGTAAAAGATATATTAATAGAGTGGTAACCACTCCTCCCGAGGTGGATATTTGAAGTATTTTTTTATTTTTTGATCTACCTAAGTATACTGCCTGATAGGGTCCTATTAGTGGACAGAAATCAGATGACATTTTATAATTTATATATTTTTCTTGCTTTATGTCGCATCAAAAAATATAAGAATATGTTCGTTAAAGCAATAGCCGCAAAAGAACCTTGGATGTCGAATTTTGTTGTCATTAATCGGAATAAGCTTATCTGGACTATAGATCCTAAAAATAAAGATTTGGTGGTTTCAAAAACAGCTTTTGTTCCTTGAGCATTTATTAACCACATGTAGATTTGATAGAAAGTGAAAAAAAGAGAGTTTATCCCCATAATAAGCGTATAGTTTAATTTTAGAGGATATTTGCTTCCAA
This window harbors:
- a CDS encoding Coenzyme F420 hydrogenase/dehydrogenase, beta subunit C-terminal domain, with translation MSSDFCPLIGPYQAVYLGRSKNKKILQISTSGGVVTTLLIYLLQTKKITGAIVTTTNKNKPWLPKPIIAFSKKQILAATQSKYIYSPILKLLPEIKKREGKFAFVGSPCHLKALANIEQINPSLKNKIVIKIGLFCHHALKPTALDFIFSRYKIDKKQITQIKYRAGQWPGKLTIWLENKKKITIPTTETWGGLWGAYFFTPKLCLICEDALSSNADISVGDAWLPEVREKKSLIIVRTKKGKQIIHQTATQYLEIKKVKAEKVLQSAATMIFAKNKKAEATKKILNKKYTPKKPVGLIDYLLAKFSLINATTFSQKKFWSLAILLKLIAKFFLLIYFRIYRYPGKKS